A stretch of DNA from Malus sylvestris chromosome 9, drMalSylv7.2, whole genome shotgun sequence:
ATTCTATCTTTATTAGAAAAATAATGCAAATATATGATAAGAATAACATTTTTCCTCATCTCATAGCCTTCAGAGGCCAATACATTACTTTATGGCATGCTTAGAAATTCTACCAGTTGTACCAATTCATTTCAACTTTCTAAACAAAGAGATTAACTAAAGCATTTTCAAGTTTAAAAAGCAAAAAGGTATAAAGAAATTGATTACAAAACAACTTGATTGTTCAAGATTGGAAAAAGTAGAAGAAAGTTGCCTTTTAAATTTAAAGAAATAGATAGAAAAGTTCTTataatttcataattaaaaaaactaacaaactcCTTTGATAAATTTTTTATCCTAACATGTTAAATTATTCGACAAATTTCAATCATCAACCTTTTAATTCTCGAAAAGCTCTACATCATGTCTAAATTCAGATTCTTTCGATATTTCACAGTTCGAACAACCCAATCATTTAACAGAGCGAAAGAGATCTAAATTCTTAATTTGTATGTGATAAgttaataaaatgagaaaaatgatcCAAATTTCTCATTGGTCCACCCAAAACTGCGAAATCTGTTAGATGACCTTGATTCCTCGTATCTCCCAAAACCAAAATGACACTACAACTTTTCATGGTGTCAAAGTCGGTGGCAGCAGACTAGAAATAAAACAACTTTTCATGGTGTCATAGTCAAAGCGAAAAATGTGGCAGCAGATTAGAGATAAAACAAAATGAATGAGAAGCATCTTCGGATTCTCTTTATGTGGAGCTTATGAATCTTTAAATTATGTCTGTTTATTATACATCGTGTGATTCGTTTTCGTCAGATACTATTCAtattaatttcaaataaaaatatttaaaataatttatgatcgcacgatgtacgatgaacaagtATGATTTGAGGATCCTTAAAATCATCACAAAGAGGATctagagaggatcctcattcaaacaaaatgaaagccaAACGTGAAATTCGTTTGTGAAGTGTTTTTTGATGATTGAAAGTACTTTTTGAGgaatatttttgggtttcaaaatcacttaaaatgttttttttttcaagaagcaccagttatgtgttttttataagaagcacttcaaatgcttttccaaaattaacttgtatttttactaaaaatcaGTTCCAAAGCGCTTTCAGTTAAACAAGTATAATTTTAAATAGAATATCACTTTGTTGAATAAGAGAAgtgattttcacattttttttcataCAATTTTCTGTTGTGCTATTAAATTCAGTATAtcatttgacaaagaaaaaaatcaatatatcaaagaaaatataaaacaacAAACATGGAGTCCAACCATAAACTATCACATTATGCGGTCTGCAAAATATAGGGTTTGTTTGGAGATTCTTTTGAAATAATTAAAGAGCTTTCAGATTGCTAAAAGCGCTTTTGACCTTGTATGGCAGAAATTTTCTCGgttcaaaaacacttaaagtattTTCTGAAAGAAGCACCTGTAGTGTATTTCTTTCAGGAAacacttcaaatatttttttcatatagcacttgcatttttattaaaaaaccaATGTGCGTTTAATAGAAACGCTTTCATTGAAAGTGTTGAAAGCTCTTTTGagcaaaagtgcttttaaataaGCAATTCCAAACGAAATTATAGTTCAAATAGATGGTATTTCTAGTACCAGAAGTATGTACAAATTTTCTTCACATCGTCACCATAACTCGAGGAAGCCCAGGCCCACACAGAACCCGAGTCTCTGGCAGAAGAATCACAGTTCAGTACGGAGTCTGTGTTTGTGGTCGCACTATCATCCAAAACTCTTGGCGATGCTCCTTTCTTCCCCAAATTTTCATCAGCAAATTTGAGCCTTATTTCCCCTTCTTCTGTGGGACCCATCTCAACGATTGTGCTCTTGCTTCTTCTCTCTGTGTCCATGGTTTCTCTTTCTCCCGTTTCAGTTTCGCCTCCAATTCCTCCTCATTGTTCACTCCGGCGTCGTTTATCCACCATTTCCTCAATTGGGTTTGTTTCTGATTAAATTTCCTCAACTGGGATTGCTTTATTTTCATCCGAATCATCTCAGTGTGCTGTATCCGGTCTCTGAGCTCCTGCTAGTTCGCTGAGGCATTTCATCGAACACATTGTCTCATGGCTTCCATTGGGTCTCTGCATTTTATCATGGGGACCAAGACTGATAGCTCTGTGCTCGTTCACAGCAGTACTAATCCCCGGCTCAGATTCCCATTCTTCACGAATCGGCCAAGAAGCTCCATTGAAGTTAGTGGGATCAATGCTTCTGCAAATGGGTCTGCAGGAGCTGCGCGAATGTGCAGAGGACGGAATAGTTGGTGCACAAGAGGGAAACTTTGGAGGATTAAGCCGCTGAGAGCGATCCGAAAGAGCTCGGCGGAAGGTGAGGACGCGGGCGAGCCGGAGGACGCGCTTCAGGCCACCATTGAAAAGAGCAAGAAGGTTCTTGCTGTGCAAAGAGAACTACTACAACAGGTAATTTCAGAAATACTCTCTTTTGTTATGAAAGTAATTAATTTTAGGCCAAAAGATTGcatcttttgtgtttttaggaaTTAAGGAGAGTTGAAATTAGAATTAGCAAatttgggttttgcagatttCTGAAAGAAGGAAATTGGTATCTTCTATACAAAATAGTGATATAAGCCAAGAAGAAGGGGAAGCTTCTTTTGAACAAGGGAATGAATCGTTTTCGAATGCGGAAAGTTCTTCAAGTAGTGTTGATAAAAGTGTTGACCAAATTGGCAGCATTGTTTTGAGCAGCTATGAGCATTCAACTGAAGAAAAGGATTTTGAAACCGTGCCTTCTGCTCTTAGTGGAGGGCTTGATGAAATAGAAAAGGATCATGGAGATGCTTTACCGTTTGATAAGTCTCCCAGTGAACTAGAGTCCAGTAACCATGTGGGTAAGGATAGTTCCAAGACAGAGTGGTCTGATGGTTTGCCAACTTTTCTTACTAACCCTGAGTCGTCTATGCTAAAAGATGACGAGCTTATTGATTTGAAAGAAACAAGTGAAGAGGAGGTCAGTGATGGGGCAACTGGTTTTACGAGTGAGGACGTAAAGCCCCCTCCTTTGGCTGGGCCTAATGTCATGAATGTCATATTGGTAGCTGCAGAATGTGCTCCATGGTCGAAAACAGGTAATGTTTCGTAAGCCCAGAATGCGAGATGTCAATGTCCTTTATAAAGACTGAAAATGAAGAATTCTTTTAGGTGGGCTTGGAGATGTTGCTGGGGCTTTACCAAAGGCTTTGGCTCGGCGTGGACACAGGGTCATGGTAATGCTTTTCTCTTTTATAATTTGAAACTTCTTTCCCAAGTTTTGTTTTTCAGTAATTTCATGGACAATGAGCTGGGAATATAATGAAATGTTAGGCATGGGGATCAAGTCAAACTGACATTTCCAGCATGCATGTTTTATAGACCTCCCATTTGATTTACAATTCTATGGCTGCTAAAcccatactctctctctctctctctctctcataggtTGTGGCACCTCGCTACGGTGATTATGCGGAACCCCAAGATTCAGGAGTTCGGAAAGCATATAAAGTTGATGGCCAGGTGTGCAGCATCTGCAGCATTTGATTGTTACTAATATTCTAAGTTCTGAATTAGATACATTTTAACTGCTCGTCATCTAAAAATAACTTACTTTGCAGTATATGGAAGTAGCATATTTCCATGCCTATATTGATGGTGTAGATTTTGTCTTCATTGAATCTGCTGTGTTCCGTCACATGGAGCACAATATATATGGAGGAAAGCGTGAGGTAAGatatttgttctcattttaGCTTCAATTGCTTCTCAAGAGGGATAAACAATGTTCGTCTTATTTAGATTTATTAGATTACTTTTGCTATGCTATGCAGCAGATTTATCATTAGAGACTAGCATTGAAGAACCACTACCAATTAAAAGAATGGCTCTGACTTAATGACACCTTTTTCTCCTGAAAAAATCTATCAGCTATGTCATTTGTACCCCTTGTTAACAAAGATTTGTTTGCTATTTGTTAATTATTGTATCAGGATACAGATATGTAAAGTTTGTCTTGATGGGACTTGGATGGGCTTAGTTTCTTAAGCGAAAACAAAGTTTAGGTTGGGTTTCGGATTTTAAATTAGGCCTCGTCTAGCCTGGTGCAGCTCAGTATTTATttcttaaaatatatttttcaagAATCGGTtagaggaggagggggagggcgtcaggtagttgACAGCCGGCACTCCGTTTTCACGTCGAGTCCCTATGGTTAGAATTGATTAGGACTTGCTCATACACACTCAAATCTTAATCTATTTGTGATTAGAAATGAGAAAGCAACTAAAACTAGATAACTTTGTGCATGAAAATTTACAAGATAGGCAGCAGTGGCTTCACAGAtaaccaaataaataaattgagcCTAAGCGGCATCTCAACCTTGATGGTGCTCCTTGTGTGATACTTGCTGATTACATTGTTGATTTTGGGTATCATCGATTTAAAATTATAAACTCCTTTTGCAATATGGATCACTGTTGTTTTGCATGCCATTTTAATGCAAATTGAGTTACTTTTCTTTGGTTTTATGGTGCAGGATATTTTAAAACGCCTGGTGTTATTTTGCAAGGCAGCAGTTGAGGTACACCACCTCACCTCTTTGCATAGAGTCAAATTAGCAAATGCTCTTTTCCATTTTAACTGCTAAGacgtgattaaaaaaaaataaaaataaaaactggtTGCAGGTCCCTTGGCTTGTCCCCTGTGGCGGTGTTTGCTATGGTGATGGAAACTTGGCTTTCATTGCAAATGATTGGCATACTGCATTGTTGCCGGTGTATTTGAAGGCATATTATCGGGACAATGGTTTAATGATATATACAAGATCCATCCTTGTAATCCATAACATAGCTCACCAGGTTT
This window harbors:
- the LOC126583718 gene encoding granule-bound starch synthase 2, chloroplastic/amyloplastic-like, whose amino-acid sequence is MASIGSLHFIMGTKTDSSVLVHSSTNPRLRFPFFTNRPRSSIEVSGINASANGSAGAARMCRGRNSWCTRGKLWRIKPLRAIRKSSAEGEDAGEPEDALQATIEKSKKVLAVQRELLQQISERRKLVSSIQNSDISQEEGEASFEQGNESFSNAESSSSSVDKSVDQIGSIVLSSYEHSTEEKDFETVPSALSGGLDEIEKDHGDALPFDKSPSELESSNHVGKDSSKTEWSDGLPTFLTNPESSMLKDDELIDLKETSEEEVSDGATGFTSEDVKPPPLAGPNVMNVILVAAECAPWSKTGGLGDVAGALPKALARRGHRVMVVAPRYGDYAEPQDSGVRKAYKVDGQYMEVAYFHAYIDGVDFVFIESAVFRHMEHNIYGGKREDILKRLVLFCKAAVEVPWLVPCGGVCYGDGNLAFIANDWHTALLPVYLKAYYRDNGLMIYTRSILVIHNIAHQGRGPVADFSFVDLPGHYLDLFKMYDPIGGEHFNIFAAGLKTADRVVTVSHGYAWELKTVDGGWGLHGIINENDWKFRGIVNGIDTEDWNPQYDVFLKSDGYTNYSLETLKTGKAQCKAALQKELGLPVREDVPVIGFIGRLDHQKGVDLIAEAIPWMMGQDVQLIMLGSGRPDLEEMLRAFEHQHRDKVRGWVGFSVQTAHRITAGADILLMPSRFEPCGLNQLYAMNYGTIPVVHAVGGLRDTVHPFNPYEESGLGWTFDSAEVGKLIHALGNCFYTYRDYKQSWEGIQRRGMMQDLSWDHAAQNYEEVLVAAKYQW